One window of the Thermasporomyces composti genome contains the following:
- a CDS encoding response regulator, producing MTTPPDTGPIRVLVVEDHAVVAEGMTALLDEHPDLSVLGWASTVDDAVRIADEERVDVLVVDYWLPDGSGVDAARRIREKRPDTTVVFVSADDSDQAMIAAVEAGASGYLCKTSSSQEIVDAVRRAADGEMLIPAQRLAELLSKCREETRRKSDRAQALESLTTREREILQLMSKGLDNREIAARLNIAYPTVRSHVRRILEKLDARSKLEAVVKAAGAAEELDDSLDAG from the coding sequence GTGACCACACCACCCGATACCGGCCCGATTCGGGTACTCGTCGTGGAAGATCACGCTGTGGTTGCGGAGGGCATGACCGCCCTCCTCGACGAGCACCCGGACCTCTCCGTCCTCGGTTGGGCGTCCACCGTGGACGACGCTGTGCGGATCGCCGACGAAGAACGAGTCGATGTGCTCGTCGTGGACTACTGGCTCCCTGACGGGAGCGGTGTCGACGCGGCTCGTCGCATCCGTGAGAAGCGGCCCGACACCACGGTGGTCTTCGTCAGCGCGGACGACAGCGACCAAGCGATGATCGCCGCCGTCGAGGCAGGCGCGTCAGGCTACTTGTGCAAGACCTCGAGCAGTCAAGAGATCGTTGACGCAGTACGCCGGGCGGCCGACGGGGAGATGCTCATCCCCGCCCAGCGGCTCGCCGAGCTGCTGAGCAAGTGCCGGGAGGAAACCCGGAGAAAGTCGGATCGGGCGCAGGCGTTGGAGAGTCTCACCACCCGCGAGCGAGAGATTCTCCAGCTGATGTCGAAAGGCTTGGACAACCGCGAGATCGCGGCCCGCTTGAACATCGCCTACCCGACGGTTCGAAGCCACGTCCGAAGGATTCTGGAGAAGCTGGACGCACGGTCGAAGCTCGAGGCGGTGGTCAAGGCGGCCGGCGCCGCCGAGGAACTCGACGACTCTCTCGACGCCGGGTAG
- a CDS encoding helix-turn-helix domain-containing protein has protein sequence MPGTPRFLQLADVAEVLNISAAQAYALVRSGELPAIKIGGRGQWRVEASALEEYIQRMYSETREFIAAHPYTSNKADDL, from the coding sequence TTGCCTGGCACGCCAAGGTTCCTGCAGCTGGCTGATGTCGCGGAGGTGCTCAATATCTCGGCGGCACAGGCATACGCTCTCGTCCGCAGCGGTGAACTTCCGGCGATCAAGATCGGTGGGCGCGGCCAGTGGCGGGTGGAGGCGAGCGCGCTGGAGGAGTACATCCAGCGCATGTACTCCGAGACCCGGGAGTTCATCGCCGCGCACCCCTACACCTCGAACAAGGCGGACGACCTCTGA
- a CDS encoding AAA family ATPase has translation MTLPVLTAVTGARWESDLVAALERSSLGLDVVRRCVDLPDLLATAQSGQARAVLLSADLRRLDRDAVARLFAEGVAVVGVVTPGDRQGEERLRRLGVATVVPADAPADVLANAVAEAVELSQKTQRVPDFAVANPRAAMPVPPPMPEPPPYETATGTGQLIAVWGPAGAPGRTSVAVTLATELSLFGVPTLLADADVYGGVVAQVLGILDEAPGLAAACRSANNGTLDLPALARHAREVMPRLRVLTGIPRADRWPELRASALEQVWGLARQLAAAIVVDCGFCLEQDEEISFDTAAPRRNGATLTTLEAADTVIAVGAADPVGLQRLIRGIEELRETIPGVNLRVVANLVRKGPVGGDAESQIREALRRYAGVEGVVCVPYDRASFDTALAQGRTLAEVAPKSIARPPLRALAAELMGITLPRQRRRRRR, from the coding sequence GTGACGCTTCCCGTCCTCACCGCTGTCACAGGGGCGCGATGGGAGTCCGATCTCGTCGCCGCTCTCGAACGCAGCTCGCTCGGACTCGATGTCGTTCGCAGGTGCGTCGACCTTCCCGACCTGCTCGCGACCGCACAGTCAGGTCAGGCGCGTGCCGTCCTGCTGTCGGCCGACCTGCGACGACTGGACCGGGACGCCGTCGCCCGGTTGTTCGCGGAGGGAGTCGCGGTCGTCGGCGTGGTGACCCCTGGTGACCGCCAGGGAGAGGAACGACTACGGCGGCTCGGCGTCGCCACCGTGGTCCCGGCCGACGCGCCCGCTGACGTCCTCGCCAACGCGGTCGCGGAAGCCGTCGAGCTGTCCCAGAAGACGCAGCGGGTGCCGGACTTCGCGGTGGCCAACCCTCGCGCCGCGATGCCGGTGCCGCCGCCGATGCCGGAGCCGCCACCCTACGAGACGGCGACCGGGACGGGTCAGCTCATCGCGGTCTGGGGCCCCGCCGGCGCGCCCGGCCGCACGTCGGTCGCGGTGACATTGGCCACGGAGCTGTCGCTGTTCGGCGTCCCCACCTTGCTCGCCGACGCGGACGTCTACGGCGGCGTGGTCGCGCAGGTCCTCGGCATCCTCGACGAGGCGCCTGGCCTGGCCGCGGCCTGTCGGTCGGCGAACAACGGCACCCTCGACCTGCCGGCCCTCGCCCGGCACGCTCGCGAGGTGATGCCGCGCCTGCGCGTGCTCACCGGCATCCCGCGGGCCGACCGTTGGCCGGAGCTCCGGGCGAGCGCACTGGAACAGGTGTGGGGTCTCGCCCGCCAGCTGGCGGCGGCGATCGTCGTCGACTGCGGGTTCTGCCTCGAGCAGGACGAGGAGATCTCCTTCGACACCGCGGCTCCGCGCCGGAACGGCGCGACGCTCACGACCCTGGAGGCGGCGGACACGGTCATCGCAGTGGGTGCGGCCGACCCGGTCGGGCTCCAACGACTGATCCGAGGCATCGAGGAGCTGCGCGAGACCATCCCCGGTGTCAACCTCCGCGTGGTCGCGAACCTCGTCCGCAAGGGGCCGGTCGGTGGCGACGCCGAGAGCCAGATCCGGGAGGCGTTGCGTCGCTACGCCGGGGTCGAGGGCGTGGTGTGCGTTCCCTACGACCGCGCGTCGTTCGACACCGCGCTCGCCCAGGGACGCACGCTCGCCGAGGTGGCGCCCAAGTCCATCGCGCGTCCCCCGCTCCGGGCCTTGGCAGCCGAGCTCATGGGCATCACCTTGCCCCGCCAGCGGCGTCGACGCCGCCGCTGA
- a CDS encoding WS/DGAT/MGAT family O-acyltransferase: protein MPDRLSALDVSFLYLEEPTTPMHVGSVGVFETPESGFGFDDLVDVVRERLAYVPRYRQRVRWVPGNLAHPVWVDDEDFDLTYHVRRSAVPRPGTPDQLRELVARIMSRPLDRSRPLWEMYLVEGLEGGRFALLSKTHQAMVDGISTVDIGQVVLDTTPHRPEAPADTWTPSAEPSSIELLAGALVDVVRRPGDLLESAQRTLTDLPRAAARAVRLLGGAAGGVATAMRTAARPAPTSPLNVSIGAQRRFASVDTSLDDYRAVRRRRGVAINDVVLATIAGALRSWLFTRGVRVVSTTTVRALVPMSVLTDDSSRSHVAEYILDLPVGEANPAMRLQQVAYATKAHREASHAVRARALAGMAGFAPPTLHALGARVASSLSRRVFNLVVTNVPGPQTTLYVAGAPMVASYPVVPLAKGQALAIGLTSYKGKVCFGLNADRDAMPDLNVLAQCIPDALTELVEAVEQMPTRPDRRARKAH, encoded by the coding sequence ATGCCGGACCGGCTGAGCGCGCTGGACGTGTCGTTCCTGTACCTCGAGGAACCCACCACGCCCATGCACGTGGGCAGCGTCGGGGTGTTCGAGACACCCGAAAGCGGGTTCGGCTTCGACGACCTCGTGGACGTGGTTCGGGAGCGCCTGGCCTATGTCCCGCGCTATCGGCAGCGGGTTCGGTGGGTGCCGGGCAACCTCGCCCATCCGGTGTGGGTGGACGACGAGGACTTCGACCTCACCTACCACGTCCGTCGATCGGCTGTTCCGCGTCCCGGCACGCCCGACCAGCTACGGGAGCTCGTCGCGCGCATCATGAGCCGGCCGCTCGACAGGTCCCGCCCGCTGTGGGAGATGTACCTCGTCGAAGGTCTGGAAGGCGGCCGCTTCGCGCTGCTGTCGAAGACGCACCAGGCGATGGTCGACGGGATCTCCACCGTCGACATCGGCCAAGTCGTCCTTGACACCACACCTCACCGACCCGAGGCGCCGGCCGACACGTGGACGCCCTCGGCCGAGCCGTCCTCCATCGAGCTGCTCGCCGGGGCGCTCGTCGACGTCGTCCGGCGTCCGGGCGACCTCCTGGAGTCCGCCCAGCGGACACTCACCGACCTTCCGCGCGCGGCGGCCCGGGCGGTGCGCCTTCTCGGTGGGGCGGCCGGCGGCGTCGCGACCGCCATGCGGACCGCCGCCCGACCGGCCCCGACGAGTCCGCTCAACGTGTCGATCGGCGCCCAGCGGCGCTTCGCGTCGGTCGACACCAGTCTCGACGACTATCGCGCGGTCCGTCGGCGGCGAGGTGTGGCCATCAACGACGTCGTGCTCGCCACGATCGCCGGTGCTCTCCGGTCCTGGCTGTTCACCCGCGGTGTGCGCGTGGTGTCGACGACGACGGTGCGCGCGCTGGTGCCCATGAGCGTGCTGACCGACGACAGCTCTCGAAGCCACGTCGCGGAGTACATCCTCGACCTGCCGGTGGGTGAGGCGAATCCCGCCATGCGTCTCCAGCAGGTGGCGTACGCGACGAAGGCACACCGGGAGGCCAGTCACGCGGTGCGAGCCCGCGCGCTCGCCGGCATGGCCGGCTTCGCTCCACCGACGCTCCACGCACTGGGCGCCCGGGTGGCGAGCTCCCTGTCCCGGCGGGTCTTCAACCTCGTCGTCACGAACGTGCCGGGTCCTCAGACCACGCTCTACGTCGCCGGTGCTCCCATGGTGGCGAGCTATCCGGTGGTGCCCCTGGCGAAGGGGCAAGCACTCGCGATCGGGCTCACGTCGTACAAGGGCAAGGTGTGCTTCGGCCTCAACGCTGACCGGGACGCCATGCCCGATCTGAACGTTCTCGCCCAATGCATCCCGGATGCCCTGACCGAGCTCGTGGAGGCGGTCGAACAGATGCCAACACGGCCCGACCGACGCGCTCGCAAGGCACACTGA
- a CDS encoding LysM peptidoglycan-binding domain-containing protein, whose product MRTARRVLSPIGVLLAFAWGAWFLRWLTAGSWSGVRDGNPSFEALLVFVVAVLAWACYAWLAFGTILMALSVLPGALGRACGELAERVTPAAYRRIARIALGISVAAGPMFGALPANAATVDQPTQAAAAAAQMLPSLDRPGTIDSRLPSGVTLPSLDRPSGSDVVTSDVVASDIVARLPMPDRPVADQAPVTGQADLPNPERPQTSDPVTRAPVRDLGDVQQQVVVKRGDTLWDIAARHLGPGASNAEIHREWQRWYEANRQVIGDDPNLILPGQILTPPPPQR is encoded by the coding sequence ATGCGGACCGCCCGCCGAGTGCTCTCACCGATCGGCGTCCTCCTCGCCTTCGCGTGGGGCGCTTGGTTCCTCCGGTGGCTCACCGCCGGCAGCTGGAGTGGGGTGCGCGACGGCAATCCGTCGTTCGAGGCCCTTCTCGTCTTCGTGGTCGCGGTCCTGGCCTGGGCCTGCTACGCCTGGCTGGCGTTCGGCACGATCCTCATGGCGCTCTCCGTCCTCCCAGGTGCGCTGGGTCGTGCCTGCGGCGAGCTAGCCGAGCGCGTGACACCCGCGGCGTACCGACGGATCGCGCGTATCGCCCTGGGAATCTCCGTCGCCGCGGGTCCCATGTTCGGGGCGCTGCCCGCGAACGCCGCCACGGTGGACCAGCCCACCCAGGCGGCCGCCGCGGCCGCTCAGATGCTGCCGAGCCTCGACCGGCCGGGCACCATCGACAGCCGGCTCCCCAGCGGCGTCACCTTGCCGAGCCTCGACCGGCCCAGCGGGTCTGACGTGGTCACGAGCGACGTCGTCGCGAGCGACATCGTGGCAAGGCTGCCGATGCCCGACCGGCCGGTCGCCGACCAGGCTCCGGTGACCGGTCAGGCCGACCTGCCCAACCCCGAGCGCCCGCAGACGAGCGACCCGGTGACCCGCGCGCCGGTCCGCGACCTGGGGGATGTCCAGCAGCAGGTGGTCGTGAAACGCGGCGACACGCTGTGGGACATCGCGGCTCGTCACCTCGGCCCCGGGGCGAGCAACGCCGAGATCCATCGCGAGTGGCAGCGCTGGTACGAGGCGAACCGGCAGGTCATCGGCGACGATCCGAACCTGATCTTGCCCGGCCAGATCCTCACCCCTCCGCCACCGCAACGCTGA
- a CDS encoding DUF6912 family protein, with protein sequence MRVYLGVTMTELAAAVAHGGFGPPPLTAHAVTPALREWLVDGDQEELEYAATEGAAHTSLQKVSADPRAPRRRVVVAADVPDAMVRPVAGQTRSTVEVQTAVRLSDVASVHVDEPAATEAVEAAVAALARASEDDTVTDELAERELLWYARQEIPDLLAEVTT encoded by the coding sequence ATGCGGGTCTACCTCGGTGTCACCATGACCGAGCTCGCGGCCGCCGTCGCCCACGGTGGGTTCGGCCCCCCGCCGCTGACGGCGCACGCCGTGACCCCGGCCTTGCGGGAGTGGCTCGTCGACGGCGACCAGGAGGAGTTGGAGTACGCCGCGACGGAGGGTGCGGCGCACACCTCGTTGCAGAAGGTGAGCGCCGATCCGCGCGCGCCTCGCCGACGGGTGGTCGTGGCCGCGGACGTGCCAGACGCGATGGTGCGGCCGGTTGCCGGTCAGACGCGGTCGACGGTGGAGGTCCAGACCGCGGTTCGGCTGTCGGATGTCGCCTCCGTCCACGTCGACGAGCCGGCCGCCACCGAAGCCGTCGAGGCGGCGGTGGCCGCGCTCGCGCGAGCGAGCGAGGACGACACCGTCACCGACGAGCTCGCCGAGCGTGAGCTGCTGTGGTACGCGCGGCAAGAGATTCCGGACCTGCTCGCCGAGGTGACGACCTAA
- a CDS encoding polysaccharide lyase 8 family protein: MATRPAPHDAPAHDGLHRWAPTRRQVLLGAAAAAVLADQGFRAGPAVADDGDVFDSLRRTWVRLLTGGDDLDPNEPAVAAALRRLENTVQGHLDNLVRSPDRDRVFADLSMDNDAHVSSTLVNLARMATAWATRGNRFYGDEDLLADILAGLETVNELGYYAGREEFGNWWSWEIGASRPLADAMCLLYDHLSPDALQRYAAAIDWFVPDPWYMMHGDRRGLSTGANRVDLCQAVAVRGIALKDADKVIRARDGLSDVWQYVTTGDGFYRDGSFIQHTWVAYTGTYGVVLLGGLSKLFALLADSPYEVSDPSRHNLVDAVERTYAPVIHDARMMDFVRGRAISRANETDHTNAYQAVEAILRLALGVESAVADRWRARVAGWLERDAFGDMLANASVPAAALVTELRRSGVEPAPEPVGHNLFPGMARAVHRRPGWAFAISMASTRIAYYECGNGENDRGYHTGSGMTYLYDADNGQYTDAFWPTVDLYRLPGITVDKKPLPDRAGGQWGEARPPTATWVGGATLDGYATVGQHLEGPESPMRALKSWFCLDEYVVALGAGITGSSGHAVESIVENRNLHADGTNELTVNGRVRATTLGAEETVERVRWAHLEGVAGYLFPAGGSLRVLREERTGAWRDINTGGPTTPLTRRYVTLWFDHGVDPTDATYAYAVVPGASRARTAELADAPGFQILANTAAVQAIRAPRLGVVAANFWQPGSIGRITVDQPCAVLVRERAGTLEVAVADPTQEGTSVTVTLDRRGYDTVEADDTVTVLSTSPTVRLRVAVTGSAGATHRATLRR, translated from the coding sequence GTGGCAACGCGCCCCGCTCCCCACGACGCTCCCGCACACGACGGGCTCCACCGTTGGGCACCCACGCGGCGTCAGGTGCTCCTCGGCGCCGCGGCCGCCGCGGTCCTCGCCGACCAAGGCTTCCGCGCCGGGCCGGCGGTCGCTGACGACGGGGACGTGTTCGACTCGCTGCGTCGCACGTGGGTGAGGCTGCTGACCGGCGGCGACGACCTCGACCCGAACGAGCCGGCGGTGGCTGCCGCGCTGCGTCGTCTCGAGAACACCGTCCAGGGCCATCTCGACAACCTCGTGCGTTCGCCCGACCGGGACCGGGTCTTCGCCGACTTGAGCATGGACAACGACGCCCACGTCTCGAGCACGCTCGTCAACCTCGCGCGGATGGCGACGGCGTGGGCGACCAGAGGCAACCGGTTCTACGGTGACGAGGACCTCCTCGCCGACATTCTCGCCGGGCTGGAGACCGTCAACGAGCTGGGCTACTACGCCGGGAGGGAGGAGTTCGGCAACTGGTGGTCGTGGGAGATCGGGGCAAGCCGGCCTCTCGCGGACGCCATGTGCCTGCTGTACGACCACCTCAGCCCCGACGCCCTGCAGCGGTACGCCGCGGCGATCGACTGGTTCGTGCCGGACCCGTGGTACATGATGCACGGGGACCGTCGTGGTCTGTCGACCGGCGCCAACCGGGTCGACCTGTGTCAAGCGGTAGCGGTTCGCGGGATCGCGTTGAAGGACGCCGACAAGGTGATTCGCGCCCGCGACGGCCTCAGCGATGTCTGGCAGTACGTCACCACAGGCGACGGCTTCTACCGGGACGGCTCGTTCATCCAGCACACCTGGGTGGCCTACACGGGGACCTACGGCGTGGTGCTGCTCGGCGGCCTGAGCAAGCTCTTCGCGCTGCTCGCCGACTCGCCGTACGAGGTCAGTGACCCGAGCCGGCACAACCTCGTCGACGCCGTCGAGCGGACCTACGCGCCCGTCATCCACGACGCGCGGATGATGGACTTCGTGCGGGGCCGCGCGATCTCCCGCGCGAACGAGACCGACCACACCAACGCCTACCAAGCCGTGGAGGCGATCCTGCGCCTGGCGTTGGGCGTCGAGTCCGCGGTCGCCGACCGATGGCGGGCCCGCGTGGCCGGCTGGCTCGAGCGTGACGCCTTCGGCGACATGCTCGCCAACGCGTCCGTGCCGGCGGCCGCCCTGGTCACCGAGCTGCGCCGCTCGGGTGTGGAGCCCGCCCCCGAGCCCGTCGGCCACAACTTGTTCCCCGGCATGGCGCGCGCGGTGCACCGCCGGCCGGGGTGGGCCTTCGCGATCTCGATGGCGTCGACGCGGATCGCGTACTACGAGTGCGGGAACGGCGAGAACGACCGCGGGTACCACACCGGCTCCGGCATGACCTACCTCTACGACGCGGACAACGGGCAGTACACCGACGCCTTCTGGCCGACCGTCGACCTCTACCGTCTGCCCGGCATCACCGTCGACAAGAAGCCGCTGCCGGATCGGGCCGGTGGACAGTGGGGAGAGGCGCGCCCCCCGACCGCGACCTGGGTCGGCGGCGCCACGCTCGACGGCTACGCCACCGTCGGGCAGCACCTGGAGGGACCAGAGTCCCCCATGCGCGCGCTGAAGTCGTGGTTCTGCCTGGACGAGTACGTCGTCGCGCTCGGCGCTGGGATCACCGGCTCCTCGGGTCACGCGGTCGAGTCGATCGTCGAGAACCGCAACCTGCATGCCGACGGGACCAACGAGCTCACGGTGAACGGCCGCGTCCGCGCGACCACACTGGGCGCGGAGGAGACCGTCGAGCGTGTCCGGTGGGCTCACCTCGAGGGGGTTGCCGGCTACCTGTTCCCCGCCGGCGGCTCGCTTCGGGTTCTTCGCGAGGAGCGCACGGGCGCCTGGCGAGACATCAACACCGGGGGCCCGACGACGCCGCTCACCCGGCGCTACGTCACGCTCTGGTTCGACCACGGCGTCGACCCGACGGACGCGACGTACGCCTACGCGGTCGTGCCAGGCGCCTCGCGAGCCCGTACCGCCGAGCTCGCGGACGCTCCGGGCTTCCAGATCCTCGCCAATACCGCGGCCGTCCAGGCGATCCGGGCGCCTCGGTTGGGCGTCGTCGCGGCGAACTTCTGGCAGCCGGGCAGCATCGGCCGGATCACGGTGGACCAGCCGTGCGCCGTGCTCGTGCGCGAGCGCGCCGGCACGCTGGAGGTGGCGGTCGCCGACCCGACGCAGGAGGGCACCTCCGTCACGGTCACGCTCGACCGTCGCGGGTACGACACCGTGGAGGCCGACGACACCGTCACCGTGCTGTCCACGTCCCCCACTGTGCGGCTGCGGGTCGCTGTGACGGGATCGGCCGGTGCCACCCACCGCGCGACCCTCCGCCGCTGA
- a CDS encoding patatin-like phospholipase family protein — protein sequence MSSPRRGLVLGAGGVLGAAWMIGALCALEEETDINTTKVDLLVGTSAGSVVAALLAAGVSPEEQRAHQLGENLDGSVLNGVELDYDALGGRPPTPWPGVGSARLLAAIVRDRRLLSAPLVLAGLLPRGRGSVDTLVNLIDQIVPRWPKHPEFLAVAMDYHAGERVALGRKSGSSVRPSQAVAASCAIPGWFAPVEIDGRVYVDGGTASIASADLAAGRNLDEVYVFAPLAWLASPESMSPSLWMLQHWRRALTRQLSREVDVLRAEGTKVTVIAPTAEDLIALGTNPMDQQRRLQVLETSLRTSRAAFRGMRRRRVRQGVRVRQGGRAVSDHRDVRHHADVSHARRRGRSS from the coding sequence ATGAGCAGCCCGCGGCGTGGTTTGGTACTCGGTGCGGGTGGTGTCCTTGGTGCGGCTTGGATGATCGGGGCACTCTGCGCCCTCGAAGAAGAGACCGACATCAACACCACCAAGGTTGACCTCCTCGTCGGCACATCCGCCGGGTCCGTCGTGGCGGCCCTCCTGGCCGCGGGCGTGTCCCCCGAGGAGCAGCGGGCACACCAGCTAGGGGAGAACCTCGACGGAAGCGTTCTCAACGGGGTGGAGTTGGACTATGACGCCCTCGGCGGGCGTCCACCGACGCCGTGGCCGGGTGTCGGCTCGGCTCGGCTGCTCGCCGCGATCGTCCGTGACCGGCGGCTGCTCAGCGCGCCGCTGGTCCTGGCCGGTCTGCTGCCTCGTGGCCGAGGATCGGTGGACACCCTCGTCAACCTCATCGACCAGATCGTGCCGCGCTGGCCGAAACACCCGGAGTTTCTCGCCGTCGCCATGGACTACCACGCGGGGGAGCGGGTCGCGTTGGGGCGCAAGAGCGGCTCGTCGGTCCGGCCCTCCCAAGCGGTCGCCGCGTCGTGCGCGATCCCGGGGTGGTTCGCTCCCGTCGAGATCGACGGCAGGGTATACGTCGACGGTGGCACCGCGTCGATCGCCTCGGCGGACTTGGCGGCTGGGCGGAACCTCGACGAGGTCTACGTGTTCGCTCCGCTGGCGTGGTTGGCGTCCCCGGAGTCGATGAGCCCGTCGTTGTGGATGCTGCAGCACTGGCGACGTGCGCTGACCCGCCAGCTCAGCCGTGAGGTCGACGTGCTGCGCGCCGAGGGCACGAAGGTCACCGTCATCGCGCCGACGGCCGAGGACCTGATCGCCTTGGGCACCAACCCGATGGACCAGCAGCGCCGCCTGCAGGTGCTGGAGACGTCGCTGCGCACGAGCCGGGCCGCCTTCCGAGGGATGCGCCGCCGTCGAGTTCGCCAAGGTGTCCGGGTGCGGCAGGGTGGACGCGCTGTCTCAGACCATCGCGACGTGCGCCATCATGCCGACGTGTCGCACGCGCGCCGGCGAGGCCGCTCGTCCTGA
- a CDS encoding PAS domain S-box protein, whose product MVEPRIRVVIADDDRAMRDALADLISSQSELELVGEAVNHDDVIRLAARDRPRVVVLDIRMPGGTAPATIKAIQDRSPTTAVIVLSAYENASNAIEVLAAGASAYLVKGSRDEELLEAIARAARGQLSMSAALARECVFLLRRELENERRSGAVALQNANLLRQLLDRVEAAVVLVAADGSIELVNARAARLFGYRRTELIDLPVTTLVPTSKYGEPADELLHRLVRREPPDEEPAVHFTATGRRKDGTTFPVEVSATPMPHGQRGVAVFLRDVSELSLTEARFRRLFEAFPDATVLVDTDGTIQLVNAAAEQLFGYAREDLVGQEVDVLLPEHPVTIYRREADDTRGAQDLTPVSMELTARRRDGSDFPVSVSIGRIRTDEGVQVILAMRDMTEMAGSRAALERSVETLRAAGQSHRNVLVDLVGAQERERWRIAAGIHDDSLQVITAAALRLQQLRRRLSDPEDLRVLAKLEETIRLAADRLRRLIFDFRPPALEHEGLVAAIKAYLEQLQTETGIECHLDNRLEEEPPRQTRVLIYRIAQDALMNVRKHARARRVDVRLVGVEGGTLVEITDDGVGFDVRSVEGRPGHLGLTLMRDRADIVGGWCRIESAPGAGTTVEFWIPHEGGLRRGGEE is encoded by the coding sequence ATGGTTGAGCCACGAATCCGCGTGGTGATCGCGGATGACGACCGGGCGATGCGCGACGCCCTGGCCGACCTCATCTCGAGCCAGTCTGAGCTCGAGCTGGTCGGGGAGGCGGTCAACCACGACGACGTCATCCGGCTCGCGGCCCGAGATCGGCCACGGGTCGTCGTCCTGGACATCCGGATGCCGGGTGGCACCGCTCCAGCGACGATCAAGGCGATCCAGGACCGCTCGCCCACGACCGCTGTGATCGTCCTGTCCGCCTACGAGAACGCCAGCAACGCGATCGAGGTCCTGGCCGCGGGAGCGTCCGCCTACCTCGTCAAGGGCAGCCGTGACGAGGAGCTGCTGGAGGCCATCGCCCGTGCGGCACGTGGCCAGCTCAGCATGTCGGCCGCGCTGGCGCGCGAGTGCGTCTTCCTGCTTCGACGGGAGCTGGAGAACGAGCGTCGTTCCGGCGCCGTCGCCTTGCAGAACGCCAACCTCCTCCGACAGCTGCTCGACCGGGTGGAGGCCGCTGTCGTGCTCGTGGCGGCGGACGGCAGCATCGAGCTCGTGAACGCCAGGGCGGCGCGACTGTTCGGGTACCGACGCACAGAGCTCATCGACCTGCCGGTGACGACTCTCGTGCCGACGTCGAAGTACGGCGAACCGGCGGACGAGCTCCTTCACCGGCTGGTTCGTCGGGAGCCGCCCGACGAGGAACCCGCGGTCCACTTCACCGCGACCGGACGACGCAAGGATGGGACCACGTTTCCGGTCGAGGTCTCCGCCACACCCATGCCGCACGGGCAACGCGGAGTCGCGGTGTTCCTCCGGGACGTGAGCGAGCTCAGCCTCACCGAGGCCCGCTTCCGGCGCCTGTTCGAGGCCTTCCCGGACGCGACCGTCCTGGTGGACACCGACGGCACGATCCAGTTGGTCAACGCCGCCGCCGAGCAGTTGTTCGGTTACGCCCGTGAGGATTTGGTGGGCCAGGAGGTCGACGTCCTGCTGCCCGAGCACCCGGTGACCATCTATCGGCGGGAGGCCGACGACACCCGCGGCGCGCAGGACCTCACGCCGGTCAGCATGGAGCTGACCGCCAGGCGGCGCGACGGGAGCGACTTTCCCGTCAGCGTGAGCATCGGTCGTATCCGGACTGATGAAGGTGTCCAGGTCATCCTGGCCATGCGGGACATGACCGAGATGGCCGGATCGCGCGCTGCTTTGGAGCGCAGCGTCGAGACGCTACGGGCGGCGGGACAGTCCCATCGCAACGTCTTGGTTGACCTCGTGGGCGCGCAGGAGCGCGAGCGATGGCGGATCGCGGCGGGCATCCACGACGACAGCCTCCAGGTCATCACGGCCGCCGCGCTCCGCCTCCAGCAGCTCCGTCGACGCCTGAGCGACCCTGAGGACCTGCGGGTTCTCGCCAAGCTCGAGGAGACGATCCGACTCGCCGCGGACCGCTTGCGTCGACTGATCTTCGACTTCCGCCCACCGGCGTTGGAGCACGAGGGGCTCGTCGCCGCCATCAAGGCCTACCTCGAACAACTCCAGACGGAGACGGGCATCGAGTGCCATCTAGACAATCGCCTCGAGGAGGAGCCACCGCGACAGACTCGGGTTCTCATCTACCGCATCGCCCAAGACGCGCTGATGAACGTGCGCAAGCACGCTCGGGCACGGCGAGTCGACGTGCGGCTGGTTGGGGTCGAGGGAGGCACTCTGGTGGAGATCACCGACGACGGCGTCGGCTTCGACGTACGCTCGGTGGAGGGACGACCGGGACATCTGGGGCTAACCCTCATGCGGGACCGCGCCGACATCGTCGGCGGCTGGTGCCGGATCGAAAGCGCCCCCGGGGCTGGTACTACCGTGGAGTTCTGGATTCCGCACGAGGGGGGACTGCGGCGCGGAGGCGAGGAGTGA